In Cataglyphis hispanica isolate Lineage 1 chromosome 22, ULB_Chis1_1.0, whole genome shotgun sequence, a single window of DNA contains:
- the LOC126857780 gene encoding odorant receptor 46a-like, which yields MDLPKENLTYRAWLPFDYTLPSVFYLVFTHQLIGMMITAAVNVACDSLVSGFLQQICCQLEILKYRLTKVLHDHHILRDCIHHHNRIYEYAYTVNRRFKMIIALQFAVSMLVVCANLYKLASITELKINGGLITLILYTACMLSQIFIYCWFGNELKLKSLTVADGIYNMEWQMLNNSSQKALLLIMRRSVIPIEFNSIVIITLNLDSFVSLLKASYSAYNVLKPRTSQMHVLKFTLIICALAGCWQPLSWTSLFKHIIYKAYATFLISSLYAFLMSQFVDIVLNVGNSDEFVNALYMMLTVLVAGYKQAHMWIDRKNIIVIINILTKKPFAPYETHEVIIQEKFEKLTTNNTRRYLIIVTMSILSIISTSVSTDLMKRNLTYKAWLPFDYSSSATYFFVYIHQTIATSTSGIVNVACESLICGFLLHICGQFEILEYRLSKLSHDQNILGDCVRHHNLLFEYAYTINNIFAKIIAIQFAVSMLVVCSNMYRIAMATDYFSLIPLIMYTSAILMQIFIYCWFGNEIKLKSLQLVNNIYNMEWVALSNSNKKALLLIMKRAMIPIQFSSAHIVTMNVDSFVALLKMSYSIFNLLHQTQEK from the exons ATGGATCTTCCGAAAGAAAACTTAACGTACAGAGCATGGCTACCATTCGATTATACGCTACCTTCTGTATTTTATCTCGTGTTCACTCACCAATTGATAGGCATGATGATCACTGCGGCCGTGAATGTTGCCTGCGACAGTTTGGTATCCGGATTCCTTCAGCAGATTTGCTGTCAATTAGAAATTCTGAAGTATCGTTTGACAAAAGTCTTACACGATCATCATATCTTGCGTGATTGTATACATCATCACAATCGTATATATGA ATATGCATATACAGTAAATCGCAGATTTAAGATGATAATTGCTCTCCAATTTGCAGTGAGCATGCTAGTGGTATGTGCTAATTTATACAAACTGGCTTCCATTACTGAATTGAAGATCAATGGAGGTCTTATTACATTGATATTGTATACGGCCTGTATGTTGtcgcaaatatttatctattgttGGTTTGGAAACGAACTCAAGTTAAaa agcCTTACGGTAGCTGATggcatatataatatggagTGGCAAATGCTTAACAATAGTAGCCAAAAAGCtctcttattaattatgagaCGTTCAGTAATTCcaattgaatttaatagtATAGTCATCATCACATTGAATCTTGATTCGTTTGTGTCT ttACTTAAAGCATCATACTCGGCTTACAATGTGCTTAAAC CAAG aACTTCTCAAATGCATGTGTTGAAATTTACACTTATAATCTGCGCGCTCGCCGGATGCTGGCAGCCGCTTTCATGGACATCATTGTTTaagcatataatttacaaagctTACGCAACATTTCTGATCTCCTCATTATATGCATTTCTGATGTCCCAATTCGTGGACATTGTGCTAAATGTTGGTAATTCTGATGAATTTGTCAATGCCTTATATATGATGTTGACTGTGCTTGTAGCGGGCTATAAACAAGCTCATATGTGGATAGATCGCAAGAATATCatagtgataataaatattcttactaAAAAACCATTTGCGCCATATGAAACACACGAAGTgataattcaagaaaaatttgaaaaattgacaaC gAACAATACACGGCGGTATTTAATCATTGTTACAATGTCAATCTTATCGATAATTTCGACATCTGTCTCTACagatttaatgaaaagaaatctgACGTATAAGGCTTGGTTGCCTTTTGACTATTCATCCTCAGCTACatacttttttgtatatattcatCAAACGATAGCCACGTCGACCTCGGGTATAGTTAATGTCGCTTGTGAAAGTTTAATTTGTGGATTTTTGCTACATATTTGTGGCCAGTTTGAAATTTTGGAGTATCGATTGTCAAAACTCTCACACGATCAAAACATTTTAGGCGACTGTGTTCGTCATCACAATCTTCTTTTCGA ATATGCATatacaataaacaatatatttgcgaaaataattGCTATTCAGTTTGCGGTGAGCATGTTGGTAGTATGCTCAAATATGTATCGAATAGCTATGGCGACAGATTATTTCAGCCTCATTCCATTGATAATGTATACGAGTGctatattaatgcaaatttttatttattgctggTTTGGAAACGAAATCAagttaaaa AGTCTTCAATTGgtgaataacatttataatatggaGTGGGTCGCACTTAGCAATAGCAACAAAAAAGCtctgttattaattatgaagcGCGCAATGATTCCCATTCAATTTAGTAGTGCTCATATAGTTACGATGAATGTCGATTCATTTGTAGCT TTGCTTAAGATGTCGTACTCGATTTTCAATTTGCTGCATCAAACGCAAGAAAAGTAA
- the LOC126857781 gene encoding odorant receptor Or2-like, with the protein MLYSYLVNEKFARIVPSEFIMITVVMCYSLIHMALTSSTITFYVQNAMVIACTLAPIFYYCWFGNEVKLKSLQLSDNVYNIEWTILNNNVKKGLLMIMNRARIPIEFTSANILSMNLESFVMVLKTSYSLFNVLVNSQKQ; encoded by the exons ATGTT GTACTCATATCTGGTGAATGAGAAGTTTGCCAGAATAGTTCCTAGTGAGTTTATAATGATCACGGTAGTAATGTGCTACAGTTTGATTCATATGGCTTTGACGTCGTCCACTATCactttttatgtacaaaatgcCATGGTTATAGCTTGCACATTGGCACCAATTTTTTACTACTGTTGGTTTGGCAATGAAGTCAAGCTAAAG AGTTTGCAATTGTCggataatgtttataatatagaatggACAATACTTAACAACAACGTGAAGAAAGGTCTCTTAATGATCATGAATCGTGCGAGGATACCAATCGAATTTACTAGCGCAAACATTCTATCAATGAATCTCGAATCATTCGTGATG gtGCTCAAGACATCATATTCGCTTTTTAATGTATTGGTAAATTCGCAGAAACagtaa
- the LOC126857701 gene encoding uncharacterized protein LOC126857701, whose amino-acid sequence MLGKWMLGSNVGRKNEMPVLKFSLTVLAVAGCWRPTSWTSLFRNIMYNAYTLLVVLTLSTFAITQFMELLLNIDDADTFGDALFNVIISLLASYKTIVLRKNHESIIMIINNLTETPFKPLDVNENMIREKFDKRITNNALYYLVLVLISALYMILLSLFTDFKNGTLMYKAWIPFDYSISALFYLAYVHQIMTLIFIGLVHPTCDTFICGLLLHICCQIEILEYRLSNIAQGSLRDCVRHHIRIYE is encoded by the exons ATGTTGGGCAAATGGATGTTGGGAAGTAATGTTGGGAGGAAAAACGAAATGCCTGTGTTGAAATTTTCGCTCACGGTTTTAGCGGTCGCAGGATGCTGGCGACCAACATCGTGGACGTCGCTGTTTAGAAACATAATGTATAACGCTTACACATTATTAGTAGTTCTAACACTATCCACATTTGCGATCACTCAATTTATGGAGCTCTTATTGAACATCGACGACGCTGACACATTCGGCGACGCCTTGttcaatgttattatttcGCTTCTGGCGTCTTACAAGACGATTGTTCTACGAAAAAATCATGAGagtattataatgataattaataacctTACCGAAACGCCATTCAAACCGTTGGATGTAAACGAAAATATGATTCGAGAGAAATTTGACAAGAGAATAAC GAATAATGCGTTATATTATCTAGTCCTTGTCCTTATAAGCgctttatatatgattttacttTCGTTATTCACGGATTTCAAGAATGGAACGTTAATGTATAAAGCATGGATACCGTTTGACTATTCAATCTCCGCGCTATTCTATCTCGCATATGTTCATCAGATAatgactttaatatttatcggtCTCGTACATCCCACATGTGACACTTTCATTTGCGGattgttattacatatttgcTGTCAAATCGAGATTTTAGAATACCGCCTGTCAAACATCGCTCAAGGAAGCTTGCGCGATTGCGTACGTcatcatatacgtatatatgagTAA
- the LOC126857782 gene encoding LOW QUALITY PROTEIN: odorant receptor 49b-like (The sequence of the model RefSeq protein was modified relative to this genomic sequence to represent the inferred CDS: deleted 1 base in 1 codon), with translation MHVLNLTFFIVTFVGCFRPLSWTSLFKRAVYNLYRLFIIIILYTFAFLQFMDIVLNVDNPDDFTNNLYMMLNVSVSGYKLLIMWINYTNVATLINKLNEEPFKPMDSGELEIRRKFDKLIRMNTLRYTILIETSWSCSGLTSLLADFRHRRLTYREWVPYDYSSYMVFCVTYAHQFLSTFYYATVNVACDTLICGLLMHVCCQIEILEYRIKKLVNKQDTLGYCIRHHNSIFDFASLINERFSQIIGFQFITSTLIIFSNLFQLSKSSMSADNVALILYTCCMLTQIFIYCWFGNQVKSKSVQLADSVFQVEWPMLSNSLKKDLLIIMKRAITLPIEFTTAHIISLNLDSFVALLKTSYSAYNLLVQVQEEEE, from the exons atgcatgTTCTAAacttgacattttttattgttacgtTTGTGGGATGCTTTCGACCGCTATCGTGGACATCATTGTTTAAACGTGCTGTTTACAATCTCtacagattatttataattatcattttatatacttttgcatttttacaatttatggATATCGTTCTGAACGTTGACAATCCCGATGACTTCACTAACAATCTGTATATGATGTTAAATGTATCCGTTTCGGGATACAAGTTATTGATCATGTGGATTAACTATACGAACGTTGCAACATTAATCAACAAACTTAACGAAGAGCCATTTAAACCAATGGATTCAGGCGAACTGGAAATTCGTcggaaatttgataaattaatacg GATGAACACGTTACGTTATACGATCTTAATCGAGACATCATGGTCATGTTCCGGCTTGACGTCATTGCTCGCCGATTTTAGGCATAGAAGATTAACATATAGAGAATGGGTACCATACGATTATTCGTCTTACATGGTA TTTTGTGTTACGTATGCTCATCAATTTCTAAGTACATTCTATTACGCTACTGTGAATGTCGCTTGCGATACTCTCATATGCGGCCTGTTAATGCACGTATGCTGCCAAATCGAGATCTTGGAGTATCGCATAAAAAAACTCGTGAACAAGCAAGATACTCTGGGCTACTGTATACGTCATCACAACAGTATTTTTGA TTTTGCgagtttaataaatgaaagattCTCGCAAATAATCGGATTCCAATTTATAACGAGtacattgataatattttccaatttgtTTCAACTGAGCAAGTCGTCAATGAGCGCAGACAATGTTGCGTTAATCCTATATACATGCTGCATGTtgacacaaatatttatttattgctggTTTGGAAACCAAGTCAAATcaaag agcGTTCAACTAGCGGATAGTGTTTTTCAAGTGGAATGGCCAATGCTAAGTAATAGCCTTAAAAAGGATCttcttataattatgaaacGCGCGATAACCCTACCTATTGAGTTTACTACTGCACATATCATTAGCTTGAATTTAGACTCTTTTGTAGCG tTGCTTAAAACATCATACTctgcttataatttattagtacaagtacaagaagaagaagaataa
- the LOC126857783 gene encoding odorant receptor 94a-like produces MSQFIDIVLNVDNADAFTDNLNMMLTTSAACYKIFVMWFNYERISTLINYLIKEPFKPLDPGEMEIRQRFDRIIRNNTLRYTLLIETTCSFIALTSLLTDFRHRRLTYREWVPYDYSSFLTFCFTYAQQMSTTFHVATVNVACDSLICSFLMHVCCQIAILEYRLKKLTRNQITLGYCVRHHDLIYEFARLVNTRFTHIIGFQFTASMMVICSNLYQLTKSPLDADHIPLVMYTTCMLTQIFIYCWFGNKVKTESIQLTDKIFQINWPILNNNVKKSLLIMMKRSTIPIEICTAYIITLNLESFVGLLKTSYSACNLLIQA; encoded by the exons atgtcGCAGTTTATAGACATTGTTCTGAACGTTGATAATGCTGACGCTTTtactgataatttaaatatgatgttAACGACATCTGCTGcatgctataaaatatttgtcatgtGGTTCAATTATGAGAGAAtttcaactttaattaattatcttattaaagaACCGTTCAAGCCATTAGATCCAGGTGAGATGGAAATTCGACAGCGATTTGACAGAATAATAcg aaataatacgTTACGTTACACACTCTTGATCGAAACGACGTGCTCGTTCATCGCTTTAACATCATTGTTAACTGACTTTAGACATAGAAGGTTAACGTATAGGGAATGGGTACCGTATGATTATTCGTCTTTCTTGacattttgttttacataCGCTCAGCAAATGTCAACTACTTTCCACGTCGCCACCGTGAATGTCGCTTGCGATTCCCTTATATGCAGTTTCTTAATGCATGTTTGTTGCCAAATCGCGATCTTAGAATATCGCTTGAAGAAGCTTACGAGAAATCAAATTACTCTGGGCTATTGCGTACGCCATCACGATTTGATTTATGA GTTTGCGCGTTTGGTGAATACAAgatttacacatataattgGATTTCAGTTTACGGCGAGCATGATGGTAATTTGCTCCAATTTGTATCAACTGACCAAGTCGCCTTTGGACGCAGACCATATTCCATTAGTTATGTACACAACCTGCATGTTGACGCAGATATTTATCTATTGCTGGTTTGGAAATAAAGTCAAAACAGAG AGTATTCAACTCacggataaaatatttcaaataaattggccaatcttgaataataatgttaaaaaaagccTTTTGATAATGATGAAACGTTCGACAATACCTATCGAAATTTGTACCGCATATATCATTACTTTGAATTTGGAATCCTTCGTAGGG ttgctTAAAACATCGTATTCTGCTTGTAATTTATTGATACAAGCataa
- the LOC126857784 gene encoding odorant receptor 22c-like, which yields MSDNFASVVNERFAKIIAIQFITSTLVVCSNLYQLAQSTLSAEYLPLVLYTICMLIEIFIYCWFGNEVKLKSLQLTDCIFEMNWSKLNNSFKKTLLMIMNRATIPIEFTSAYLFSMNLESFVGILRTSYSVYTLLQQL from the exons atgtccGACAA CTTCGCCTCCGTGGTAAACGAAAGattcgcaaaaataattgctattcAATTCATAACGAGCACACTAGTGGTATGTTCCAATTTGTATCAACTGGCCCAATCAACACTGAGCGCAGAATATCTTCCACTAGTATTATATACAATCTGTATGCTGATAGAAATTTTCATCTATTGTTGGTTTGGAAATGAAGTCAAATTAAAG agtCTCCAATTGACCGattgtatttttgaaatgaattggtcaaaattgaataatagcTTCAAAAAAACTCTTTTAATGATTATGAATCGAGCAACAATACCTATCGAGTTTACTAGCGCCTATCTGTTTTCCATGAATCTTGAATCTTTTGTAGGG atACTTAGAACATCGTATTCTGTTTACACGTTGTTACAACAgctataa